The stretch of DNA GATGAAGGCTGCCCGACCGGTACTTTGGACGAAACCAAAACGTATAGTGCAACTACGGGCTCAGAAAAAAAAGGAAAGAAATCCAATATTATTTATTACCGGCCTTTTAAACAGCCCGATGTTGATGAAAAGGCAATTTATAAACAAGTGCAGGGAAAGAAACCAGGGGAAACTATTTTATCACTTGGCCAGGCGGATACCGAAAATTGGGAAATTCCTTCCGGTGCAAAAAATTACTTATTACCACCGTTGTCTCTTTTGGCTAAGCCGCCCCGTGGCAAAACAAGCAAGGATAACCGGGATATAAGTGATAATATAAAAGTGCTTGAGGAAACGCTGGGTAGTTTCGGTATTAAAGCCAGGGTTACCCAGGTATCCAGGGGACCAGCGATAACCAGGTATGAGATACAACCTCCGCCCGGGGTGAAGGTTAGTCGAATAGTCGGGCTATCTGATGATATTGCCTTAAGTATGGCGGCACATGATGTGCGCATAGAGGCACCTGTGCCGGGCAAGGCGGTGGTGGGTATTGAAGTACCGAACAAGGAAATCGCCACAGTTTTTTTGCGTGAGCTGGTGGAATCGGTGGAATATCAAAAATCGCCCTCACATCTTACCATTGCCTTGGGAAAAGATATTGCGGGCCAGCCTATTTTAGATGACCTGGCCCGTATGCCGCACCTGCTTATTGCCGGGGCTACCGGGGCGGGCAAAAGCGTTTGCCTGAATACTCTGATTGCCGGCTTTTTGTTTAAATCTACCCCCGACCAGGTAAAATTAATGATTATTGATCCCAAAATGGTGGAATTGGCTGCGTTTAACGGTATTCCACACCTGGTTTCACCGGTGGTTACTGATCCTAAAAAAGCCGCTACCTCATTGCGCTGGGCGGTTAAGGAAATGGAATATCGTTATGATTTGTTCGCCGGTTGCGGGGTGCGGGATATAGCGCGGTATAATAAATTGATGGCGCAGCAGAATGAAGCTCAGCTGCCACTGCTGGTGATTATTATCGATGAACTGGCGGATTTGATGATGGTGGCCCCTGCGGATGTGGAAGATGCCATATGCCGGCTGGCCCAGATGGCCAGGGCAGCGGGCATTCACCTGGTGGTGGCCACTCAGCGGCCATCGGTGGATATTATTACCGGTCTAATTAAAGCCAATATACCTTCACGTATCAGCTTTGCGGTTTCATCTCAGATAGATTCCAGAACAATTTTGGATATGGGTGGGGCTGAAAAATTGTTGGGGCGGGGTGATATGCTGTTTTGCCCTGTGGGGGCGGGCAAGCCGATCAGGGTACAGGGGGCCTTTGTATCGGACCGTGAGGTAGAATTGCTGGTGCGGCATTGGAGACAGCAATCAGAGCCGGAATATGATGCCAGTATTGCCGATGCGGTGAATAAGCCTGACGAGGCACCGGAAATCCATGATGATATGCTGCCTTTGGCAGTAAAGATTTTTGTTGAAACTGGTCATGCATCCATATCGCTGCTGCAGCGACGCTTGCATATCGGCTATGCCCGGGCTGCCAGGTTAATGGATATAATGGAGAAAAAAGGATATGTTGGCGGTTACGAAGGCAGCAAGCCCCGGGCGGTATTAATCACGGCGGATGAATATAATAGTCATTTTTATGATGTTCCGGGCTCCCAGGCTGGGAATGATAAATGAAAAGAGGATTATAATGTTTTGTGTCGAAGGGTAAATTGATTTTGGGTATTTTTTCATTCTTTTGGGGGTCAAGTATGTATACCAACGTAGATATATATCAGGCTTTGCATGAACTAGCTGATGTACCTGTGGTTGACCTGCGTTCGCCCGGGGAGTATGGTGAAGCCACTATCCCCGGTGCATTTAATATACCTCTGCTGGATAACATTGAACGGGCACTGGTAGGTACGGTCCATAAAAACCAAGGTCCTGATAAAGCTAGAGAACTGGCAATGGAAATTGTGGCTCCGCGGCTGCCTGTTTTTGTAAAATCTTTTCAAAAAATAGCGCAGTATAAAAAAGTTATGATTTTTTGCTGGCGCGGTGGTGACCGCAGTCACTTTGCCGGTAGTATTTTAGATGCCATGGGATTTAAGGTTTACCGGATATTAGGCGGTTTTAAAGCCTACCGGCGTTTGGTGACGGCATATTTAGGCGAGGAAAATTTACCTTTGCGGGCTGTGGTGGTACACGGATTAACCGGTGTAGGGAAGACTGATTTACTTTTAGCTTTAAAGGATATGGGACATCCTGTGCTTGATCTGGAAGGGTTGGCCAAACATAGGGGGTCGGTATTTGGTAAAATAGGACAACCCCCGTCCCCAGGACAAAAAATGTTTGAGGCGTTGATTGAGAGGGCATTGCGGCGGGCTGAGAAATACGGTATATTTTTAGTGGAATGTGAAAGCAGGCGGTTGGGTAACTTATATGTACCCGACTCGGTGCTGAACACTATGCAAAAAGGACACAGGGTATTGCTATATGCTCCGTTTAACACGCGGGTGCAGCGAATAATGAGGGACTATGCATTAGGCGGGCCTGGTAATTTAAGTGCTTTGCAGGATGCTGTAGTCCGGTTGACAAAGTATTTGGGAAAAACTAAAGTAAACGAACTTAATCAGCGGCTGGCCATGGGTAATTTTAGGGAAGTTTTTGGTTTTCTATTGGGTGAGTATTACGATCCGTTATATAAATACCCGGATGGTCCAAGTAAAGATTATGATTTATCGGTTAATACCCAAAATATGCATGATGCAGTTCAAAGAGTTAGTGATTTTATTATAAGTTTGCCGGAATATAAAATTCCGGGGAGGTGATGGTTTTGTCCATCGGAGAAGAGCTGCGGCAGGCCAGGGCGCAGATGGGAGCATCCCTGGCGGATGTGGAGAACGAAACCAAAATTCGTACCAAGTATATCAATGCCCTGGAAAACGATGCCTTTGATGTGCTGCCCGGTAAGGTATATGTCAAGGGCTTTTTGCGTACTTATGCTCGCTTTCTGGGGCTGGATGGAGAAACATTGGCCAGCCGGTATGAGGAACAGCTGGCATCCCTGGCTGTTGGGGAAGAAGCGGATGTTCAAGAGCCGGTGGTCCGTCCTATCAAACTGGCGGGCCGGTGGAAGGGTTTGGCTGTTGCCGTCCTGGTGCTGCTGGCGCTTATAATGGTATACCGGGGCGGTGCGCTGGTGGTTGACCCGCCCGATAATATTTCTGACAGCGGACAGCACCCGGGGGTCTCCGGTTCCCAAAATAATGTGGGTGATGATCAAGGCCCGACACCGGAACCTGATGATAATAATGTTGTGGTACCGGACACACAGGGAGTAGACATGGTTTTACAGGTTACCGATGGAGAGAGTTGGATACAAGTGGTGGTGGACAATGAAAATGTATTTGAAGGTACGATTGGCCCTAATAATGTTAAACAATTCGCGGGACGGGAAAGAATATGGTTAAAACTGGGCAATGCCGGTGTGGTCAAAGTACGGGTAAACGGTAAGGATTATGGTTTCCTTGACGGGCCAGGTCAGGTGGTAACCAAAACATTTACAGAAAAGGATGATCAGCTAACGGCCGGGGGATGATCTCTCCCGGTTTATCTCGGATTTGCATATTCTTTGACAGTGCTGCTTGCGGTGAGTTATACTGAGTTTTAAGAATTTAAAAAAGGTGTTATTAAGATGGCAACTGCAATTGGGTTTATCAGCTTGGGCTGTGCAAAAAACAGAGTGGATTCGGAAATTATGCTGGGACAACTGCGCCAGGCGGGTTATGATATTACGGGCGATATTAACCAGGCAGATGTAATTATCGTTAATACCTGCGGTTTTATCACTGCAGCCAAAGAAGAATCAATAGCAGCTATATTGGATGCAGCCCGGTGCAAAATAACCGGTAGGTGCCGGGTTCTGTTGGTGGCGGGCTGTTTGTCCCAGCGTTATGGTAATGAATTATTACAGGATTTGCCGGAAATTGACGGCGTTATGGGTACTGGAGCGGTTCCGGAGATCGTGGCAGTGCTGAAGAGGATACATGCTGGGGAAAGGCCGCTGGCGGTAAGTGCGCCCGGCTATATTCATCAAAGTCAGGTGCCCAGGGTGCTAACTACACCAAATTATACAGCTTACCTGAAAATTGCCGAAGGGTGTGACAATTGCTGCTCTTATTGTGCCATTCCCGCCATCAGGGGACCTTACCGCAGCCGTACCATGGACGATATTATAAACGAGGCACGATTGTTATGCTCCGGTGGGGTTAGGGAGTTAATTGTTGCGGCTCAAGAAACCACCCGCTATGGACGGGATATTTATGGCCGGTATGCATTAACCGGGCTTTTACAAAAGCTTGCGCTAATTGAAGAATGCCGCTGGATTAGAATAATGTATTGTTATCCCGATTCCTTTACGGAAGAGCTGGTTGAATTGCTTGCTACATCTTTAAAAATATGTCGTTATGTGGATTTGCCACTACAGCATATTAATAACCGGCTGCTGCGCATGATGAACAGGCGGGGAAATAAGGAAAGTATTGTCAAGCTAGTGGACAAGCTACGCCAAAACATTCCCGGCGTAACGTTGCGGACTACCTTTATTGTTGGTTTCCCCGGTGAAACCGAGCAGGAGTTTAACGAATTACTTGATTTTATGGAACAGGTCAAGTTTGAGCGGGCCGGTGTCTTTGGTTATTCACCCGAGGAGGGCACCCCGGCCGAGGCACTGCCTGGCCGCGTCAGTGATGAAGTGCTGGCGGAAAGGGTGGATCAGGCCATGCGTTTACAGCAGCGTATTTCGTTGGCCCATAACCATAATAAGGTGGGGCAGGTGCTTACCGTGCTGGTGGAAGGCTGGGATGACGATGCTAAAATGTACTGGGGCAGGACAGAGGCTGATGCTCCGGATATAGACGGCAGGGTCTTTTTTACATCACGTACAGTGGCCCGGGAAGGAGATTTTGTGCGGGTCAAGGTGCTGGATGCCGCGGAATATGATTTATCAGGGGTACGTACAAATGAACTTGCCTAATCGCTTAACTTTACTCAGGATTTTAATGGTTCCGGTCTTTCTGGTTGTGCTTGCTTTGAGGTTGCCCTGGGGGGATTATATTGCTGCCGCTGTATTTGTGTTGGCCGCATGTACCGACGGACTGGATGGCTATATGGCCCGTAAGCGGAAACAAATTACTAGTTTGGGTAAACTATTGGATCCGTTAGCTGACAAGTTGCTTATATCAGCAGCGCTGATTGCCCTGGTTGAATTAGGCAGGCTGTCCGGGTGGGTGGCCGTGGTGATTGTGGGTCGTGAATTTGCTGTGACCGGGCTGCGTTCCCTGGCAGTTACAGAAGGGGTGGTCATTGCTGCCAGTAAGTTAGGCAAAATTAAAACGGTTACTCAAATTGTGGCCATTGTAGCTTTATTTTTAAGGGATTTTCCATTTAATTTAATCAACATACCATTTGGTAATGTGGCCATGGCTGTGGCGGTTATTTTTACTATCTGGTCCGGCATGGATTATTTTCAGCAGGCCGGCTTTCTATTGAAATCAAAAGAAAAATAATTCCCAAAAATACAAAAACAACCTGCTGCAGCAGTGGGTTGTTTTTTATATTTGCCTTAACGAGCCATATGGCGACAATTACCTGATAAAAGCTCCCATAGGTTATGTTATAATTATTCATTGTCAGAACAGCGTCAAAACCAGCAGCAAAAAGTTGTTTCAGGGAAAGGAATGGTAACATGCGCTGGCAGGGCTTTAAAGTTCATGTGGTGGCTATATCGATGCTGGTCGCACTGGCAGCTTTTTTAGGTGCCCAGTGGTTGTATACCAGCTTAAATTTTCAGCAGCCACTAATGAAGGAATTGGATAATAATCAAATGATAACTGATTATCAAATTAAAGATGATGCCAATGTTTTAACCATAAAAATAACCCTGCGCGACACAAATGATTTAATGCACACATACCACCAAATAAATGACCAGGTGCAGGCTATTATGGGCGAGCGTTCCTATGCCATTGAGCTGGTTGACCGGCGAAATGACCGGTTGAATGAAGTTTATAACCAGGGACAGTTTGCCATTCATGAAGCTATAGCAATGGGTAATTTTACAGCGATGGCCGATTCCTTAAACAAGTATGCTCGTGGGGCAGGCCTTGGATCAAAGGTGTATATTGATAGTGATTATATTTACTGGCAGATGAAAGATGGCGACTATTATTTGCATGCAGTTTTTGAAAGGGGAAAAAGGCCTGGATCAGTGTCGCTGGGTACGGGTTCGGAAAGGGGGGTAAGTGGTGCTTAAAGAGGTAGTTTTGGGTATTGGCCTGGGTATGATTATTTTTTTAGCTGTTTCCGGTTATGACGTCACTCCTGTATTGTTCCTGGGGGTGGCTGCCGGTGCGCTGTTTTATATTGCCCGGTCACGCGGACTGGCGACCAAAGCATTTAACACTGCACCTCTGGCTCGCCGACCGGAAATTAGTTTCGATGATATTGGCGGGCAAAATACTGCTATTAAAGAATTAAAAGAGGCACTGGATTTTATAAAGAACCAAGAGCAAATTATAAAACTGGGTATCAGACCAATTAAGGGTATATTACTCACCGGACCGCCGGGCACAGGAAAAACACTGCTGGCAAAAGCTGCTGCGGGTTATACTGACTCTGTGTTCATTGCCTGCAGCGGTTCAGAGTTTATCGAAATGTACGCCGGTGTTGGTGCCCAAAGGGTTCGTCAGCTTTTCCAAACAGCCCGGGATACAGGTCAAAAACAGAAAAAGGACAGTGCCTTGATATTTATTGATGAAATAGATATCCTGGGCGGTAAAAGAGGTCAAAACACCAGTCATCATGAATACGACCAAACGCTTAACCAGCTGCTTGTAGAGATGGACGGACTCAAAGTAAACGATAAAGTGCGTGTGCTGGTGGTGGCCGCCACCAACCGGGCAGATATGCTCGATCCGGCACTGCTTAGACCGGGACGCTTTGACCGCCAGGTTAAAGTGGATTTGCCCGATAAACAGGGACGACTGGAAATATTAAAACTGCACTGCCGTAATAAACCACTGGCTAAAGACATTAATTTAGAGGAAATAGCCAAAGAAACATTCAGTTTCAGCGGAGCACACCTGGAAAGCCTAGCCAATGAAGGGGCTATTTTAGCTATGCGGGAAGGTTGTTTGGAAATTAAACACCGGCATCTGCATGAGGCTATTGACAAAGTGATGATGGGTGAGAAGCTGGACCGGCGACCGTCCAGGCCCGAATTGGAGCGGGTGGCCGTTCACGAAGTGGGACATGCCCTGATCAGTGAAAAGAACCGGCCAGGTTCCGTATCCACCCTTACCATTACACCACGTGGTCAGGCATTAGGTTATATGAGGCAGATACCTGAAGATGACACGTACCTGCATACCCGGGATTATTTAGAGAACCAAATCCGGGTTTTGCTTGCCGGTTCGGTGGCTGAAGAAATGGTGCTGGGTAATCGAAGTACGGGGGCCACCAACGATTTCGAACAGGCTGTTAAGGTGGCTGCGCAGATAATACGTTCCGGCATGTCCGAACTAGGTGTGGTGGATCCGGAAATTCTACCGCCGGATTTGCGTTACCGTGTGGTTAGCGGCATAATCAAGGAGCAGGAAAAGAAGGTTAAGGAATTTTTGGGCCGCATGCACGGAGCTATTAAGCAAATCGTGCATATATTACTGGCCGAAGAGAAAATCTCCGGTGAACAATTTAGAATCATGATGAAAAGTTATGGCAATTAATGAAAGCAGTATGCAGGATATCATAGACCGTACCTTATCTGATACGGTCTGTAATATGCTGCATTTTTTTTTGCATACTAACTAACACTAACATTCATGGTTATTTAAACACAATCTACTTATAAAGGCTGGATTTTCAATCGTTATGCGTGACTGCCAACGATTGTAACCATTTTGTTGTCAAATGCTGGTCCTGAACAAACATTGTAGCCCAAGATTTAATTAAATATGATAGTTGCAGGTTTTAGGCATATTTTTTAGAAGCATTAGCAGGAATTACCTTTAGATGGCACGAATATGCAATTTAAGCGAGGTGGCGATGGAAATTGGATGGGGAAATTATTTTAACGGGTAATTATGCAGAGGAGTCATTGAAGGAAACTGTTGGGGTTATGCTGGTTGAGCGTGGCCTAACGGTGTCTTTAGCTGAATCATGTACCGGGGGTCAGGTAATGAAGTATTTATCAGATGTTCCTGGTAGTTCTCGATATTTAGCCGGTGGGGTGGTGGCTTACAGCAATGAGTTGAAAGTCAATTTATTAGGTGTGTCCAGGGTCATAATTGACCGGCATGGGGCAGTGAGCGAGCCAACTGCCAGGTTGATGGCCGAGGGCGTTCAAAATGTAACCGGTACTTCCCTGGGTGTTGGTATAACAGGCATTGCCGGGCCCGGCGGCGGCACGGAAGAAAAACCTGTGGGTCTGGTATATATTGCTGTGGCTGGTGAAAACAAAACGGTTTGTCAAAGGTATGTTTTTTCCGGGCAGCGGATAGAGGTGCGTTCCAGCGCGACCAGTGCAGCACTACAAATGCTTTGCCAATATCTAATGGATATGGGGTAAATAATATCAATGGTTGGCAGTGCGGGTAAAAAAGCATTGTTGACATGTATTGGTTAGTTCTATAAAATTATATCGAAACTCGAACATTTGTTTTAGGAGGGGTCGCCTTGACTGATAAGCAAAAGGCGTTGGAGAATGCGCTTCAGTATATCGAAAAGCAATTTGGCAAGGGTTCCATTATGAAATTAGGTGAGAGTGCAGCCAGGCTAAATGTAGAGGTTATTCCTACGGGCTCAATATCCCTGGATGTGGCCCTGGGAGTGGGCGGGGTGCCCCGGGGCAGAGTGGTTGAAATATTTGGCCCCGAATCGTCGGGTAAAACTACAGTGGCTTTGCATATTATTGCCCAGGCGCAAAAGGCCGGGGGGTTGGCAGCTTTTATTGATGCCGAGCATGCTTTGGACGCCAGTTATGCCAGTAAAATAGGCGTGGATATTGAAAATCTATATGTATCCCAGCCTGATACCGGGGAACAGGCGTTGGAAATTGCGGAGCAGCTGGTACGCAGTGGTGCTATGGATTTGGTGGTTATAGATAGTGTGGCCGCGCTGGTGCCCCGGGCGGAAATTGAGGGTGAGATGGGTGACGCTCATGTAGGACTGCAGGCACGTTTAATGTCCCAAGCACTGCGTAAACTGACCGGTGTAATAAGTAAATCTCGCTGTACAGCTATTTTTATTAACCAGTTAAGGGAAAAAGTGGGGGTAATGTTTGGCAGTCCTGAAACAACACCCGGGGGGCGGGCGCTGAAATTTTATGCCTCTGTGCGCCTGGATGTGCGTAAAATTGATACTTTAAAGCAGGGGACTGATGTCATAGGCAACCGGACCAAGGTGAAGGTGGTTAAAAATAAGGTGGCGCCCCCATTTAAACAGGCCGAGTTTGACATTATGTATGGTGCCGGTATTTCCCGGGAGGGCTGTATACTGGATGTAGCGGTGGACATGGGCATAGTTAATAAAAGCGGGGCCTGGTATTCCTACAAAGAGGAGCGATTAGGCCAGGGCCGGGAAAATGTTAAGGAGTTGCTTAAAGAACGTTTGGAATTGGCGGAAGAGTTGGATGTGGTGGTGCGCCAAAAGGTGGGGTTGCCTGTTATGGCTAAACAAACCCAGGCTGCCGTTGATGGTGCCACCAAGGTGGATTGATTAACTTGTCATATGAAAAAGATATTCAAATGGCTAAGGAGAAATGTTTTAATTTATTAACTTATAGGCCCAGAACGGAATACGAGTTAAAGTGCCGCTTAAAACAAGCGGGTTTTGATACTGCTGTCATTGAAAATACTATTTCAACCTTGCAAAGAACGGGCTTAATAAATGATGGTCTTTTTGCCAGGGAATGGGTGAGGTGGAGGCTTTCTGTAAAGCCGGTGGGCAGGGAGTACTTGAGGTCGGAATTGCGGCAAAAGGGTATCGATAGCGCTATTGTTGAAGCATCATTACATGATTATGACACTGGTGATGAATTTGAAAAGGCGCTGGCGCTGGCCAGGAAAAGAGCGGGGCGTTGCAGTAAGCTAACCTGGCGCAGGCTGGCCGGTTACCTGGGACGACGTGGTTTCTCCCATGATGTAGTGACTAAAGTGTGTAATATGCTGGCTGGTAATGGTGTTCTGGATATATCTTGACACGTTGTCTTAAAAAAAGTACAATTAATGCTGGGAGAAAGTAGAATTGGAGTTACCCGGCCATCGGGTTCATATATATTGCCATAAAATAATATATGGAGCAGGCAAGGAGATTTTATATTGATCAGTTGCTGCTTTGTTATATTTATGTGCAGTGATGGTCAATGTAATTTTTGGTCCTTGTCTGGGCAACCATGGTTGAATAGTCCGATTCTTTTTCTTACCGAGTAGCGCTCGGTGTTTTTTTTGTTAACTGAGCAAAATTATTATATATTATTTTTGCTAGGAGGTGAAATATTGCAAGCTAGCCTGACAGTATTTGTAACTGTTGTAATTATTGCCGTACTTGTTGCCTTTGGTGCAGGATATCTGGTCAGAAAATTAATTGCTGAATCCAAAATTGCTTCCGCTGAAACGCAGGCCATAAGAATTTTGGAGGAGGCCCAAAAAGATGCTGAAGGCAAAAAACGGGAAGCTATTCTAGAAGCCAAGGAAGAAATATTAAAGCAGCGTAACGAAATGGAGCGGGAACATAAAGAACGCCGTTCCGAGCTGCAGAGGTTGGAACGCAGGCTGGTTCAAAAGGAAGAAACACTTGATCGTAAAGTGGAAGGTATAGAAAAGAAAGAGGAAGTATTGAACCGCAAGGATATGGAGGTTGAAGCGCTGAAGGCAGACCTTTCGACTATTTACAGTCGCCAGGTGGAAGAGTTAGAGAGAATATCCGGGCTTACTTCAGATGATGCCCGGCAGATATTGCTGTCCGACATAGAAAAGGAAATTCAGCACGAAGCCGCCATATTGATCAAGGAGATAGAGAATAAGGCCAAAGAGGAAGGGGAAAAACGAGCCAAAGAGATTATTACTTTGGCTATACAGCGTTGTGCCGCCGATCACGTTGCCGAAACAACGGTGGCGGTAATACCTTTGCCCAATGATGAGATGAAAGGGCGGATTATAGGCCGGGAAGGCCGGAATATAAGGGCCTTTGAAACAGCCACGGGTATCGACCTCATTATTGACGATACCCCCGAGGCGGTTATTTTATCAGGTTTTGACCCAATACGCCGTGAAGTGGCCCGTATGTCACTGGAAAAGTTAATTGTGGACGGACGTATTCACCCGGCCCGCATTGAGGAAATGGTTGAAAAGGCCCGCAAGGAAGTGGATCAGCAAATTCGGGAGGCTGGTGAACAAGCTGTATTTGAAACCGGTATTCATGGTTTGCACCCTGAGTTGATTAACCTGCTCGGCCGGTTGAAGTTTCGTACCAGTTATGGTCAGAATGTTTTAAAGCATTCTATTGAAGTTTCCCACTTGGCGGGATTAATGGCAGCCGAACTGGGTGTGGATGTGCAGCTGGCCAAAAGGGCCGGCCTTTTGCATGACATAGGTAAGGCAGTGGACCATGAAGTAGAAGGACCTCATGTGGCCATCGGTGTGGAACTGGCGCAGAAATACCGGGAAGGTAAAGAGGTTATTCACGCCATTGCCGCGCACCACGGTGATGAGGAACCCAGAACAATTGTGGCCGGTTTAGTGCAGGCGGCAGATGCCGTGTCAGCGGCTCGGCCTGGAGCCAGGCGTGAGACGCTGGAGAATTATATTAAGCGGCTACAGAAACTCGAGGAAATCGCCGGTACCTTTGATGGGGTGGAAAAATCGTATGCTATCCAGGCGGGCCGGGAAATTAGAATTATGGTAAAACCCGAAAAAGTCGATGATTTAGGTGCCATAAAGCTGGTCAGGGAAATTGCTAAAAAGATAGAAAATGAACTGGATTATCCGGGCCAAATTAAAGTAATGATTATTCGTGAAACGAGAGTTGTAGATTACGCCAAGTAAGAAAAAACTAACGATCTCTTTAACTTAAACAATA from Desulfoscipio gibsoniae DSM 7213 encodes:
- a CDS encoding regulatory protein RecX, with product MSYEKDIQMAKEKCFNLLTYRPRTEYELKCRLKQAGFDTAVIENTISTLQRTGLINDGLFAREWVRWRLSVKPVGREYLRSELRQKGIDSAIVEASLHDYDTGDEFEKALALARKRAGRCSKLTWRRLAGYLGRRGFSHDVVTKVCNMLAGNGVLDIS
- the mnmH gene encoding tRNA 2-selenouridine(34) synthase MnmH; translation: MYTNVDIYQALHELADVPVVDLRSPGEYGEATIPGAFNIPLLDNIERALVGTVHKNQGPDKARELAMEIVAPRLPVFVKSFQKIAQYKKVMIFCWRGGDRSHFAGSILDAMGFKVYRILGGFKAYRRLVTAYLGEENLPLRAVVVHGLTGVGKTDLLLALKDMGHPVLDLEGLAKHRGSVFGKIGQPPSPGQKMFEALIERALRRAEKYGIFLVECESRRLGNLYVPDSVLNTMQKGHRVLLYAPFNTRVQRIMRDYALGGPGNLSALQDAVVRLTKYLGKTKVNELNQRLAMGNFREVFGFLLGEYYDPLYKYPDGPSKDYDLSVNTQNMHDAVQRVSDFIISLPEYKIPGR
- a CDS encoding AAA family ATPase — protein: MLKEVVLGIGLGMIIFLAVSGYDVTPVLFLGVAAGALFYIARSRGLATKAFNTAPLARRPEISFDDIGGQNTAIKELKEALDFIKNQEQIIKLGIRPIKGILLTGPPGTGKTLLAKAAAGYTDSVFIACSGSEFIEMYAGVGAQRVRQLFQTARDTGQKQKKDSALIFIDEIDILGGKRGQNTSHHEYDQTLNQLLVEMDGLKVNDKVRVLVVAATNRADMLDPALLRPGRFDRQVKVDLPDKQGRLEILKLHCRNKPLAKDINLEEIAKETFSFSGAHLESLANEGAILAMREGCLEIKHRHLHEAIDKVMMGEKLDRRPSRPELERVAVHEVGHALISEKNRPGSVSTLTITPRGQALGYMRQIPEDDTYLHTRDYLENQIRVLLAGSVAEEMVLGNRSTGATNDFEQAVKVAAQIIRSGMSELGVVDPEILPPDLRYRVVSGIIKEQEKKVKEFLGRMHGAIKQIVHILLAEEKISGEQFRIMMKSYGN
- the pgsA gene encoding CDP-diacylglycerol--glycerol-3-phosphate 3-phosphatidyltransferase, translating into MNLPNRLTLLRILMVPVFLVVLALRLPWGDYIAAAVFVLAACTDGLDGYMARKRKQITSLGKLLDPLADKLLISAALIALVELGRLSGWVAVVIVGREFAVTGLRSLAVTEGVVIAASKLGKIKTVTQIVAIVALFLRDFPFNLINIPFGNVAMAVAVIFTIWSGMDYFQQAGFLLKSKEK
- a CDS encoding FtsK/SpoIIIE family DNA translocase, which encodes MSDELKYEIAGITLMAMAMLVLISIINPTVGLMGSFINGSLMRLAGEGRFLFPALLAVAGYKMLHRKKKAKNVINLYGVVIMAVVVLTLPHFSIPEEYIMQAGWQGDGGGIIGGITYFMLIKAFGRPGVYIILATMFIVALLLFTNQSLTMLFKNIIQKACRGLKKTIRMVDDFLFARDEEIEEEGDVYPVIIDQCHTDYSASHDDSDEGCPTGTLDETKTYSATTGSEKKGKKSNIIYYRPFKQPDVDEKAIYKQVQGKKPGETILSLGQADTENWEIPSGAKNYLLPPLSLLAKPPRGKTSKDNRDISDNIKVLEETLGSFGIKARVTQVSRGPAITRYEIQPPPGVKVSRIVGLSDDIALSMAAHDVRIEAPVPGKAVVGIEVPNKEIATVFLRELVESVEYQKSPSHLTIALGKDIAGQPILDDLARMPHLLIAGATGAGKSVCLNTLIAGFLFKSTPDQVKLMIIDPKMVELAAFNGIPHLVSPVVTDPKKAATSLRWAVKEMEYRYDLFAGCGVRDIARYNKLMAQQNEAQLPLLVIIIDELADLMMVAPADVEDAICRLAQMARAAGIHLVVATQRPSVDIITGLIKANIPSRISFAVSSQIDSRTILDMGGAEKLLGRGDMLFCPVGAGKPIRVQGAFVSDREVELLVRHWRQQSEPEYDASIADAVNKPDEAPEIHDDMLPLAVKIFVETGHASISLLQRRLHIGYARAARLMDIMEKKGYVGGYEGSKPRAVLITADEYNSHFYDVPGSQAGNDK
- the rimO gene encoding 30S ribosomal protein S12 methylthiotransferase RimO — its product is MATAIGFISLGCAKNRVDSEIMLGQLRQAGYDITGDINQADVIIVNTCGFITAAKEESIAAILDAARCKITGRCRVLLVAGCLSQRYGNELLQDLPEIDGVMGTGAVPEIVAVLKRIHAGERPLAVSAPGYIHQSQVPRVLTTPNYTAYLKIAEGCDNCCSYCAIPAIRGPYRSRTMDDIINEARLLCSGGVRELIVAAQETTRYGRDIYGRYALTGLLQKLALIEECRWIRIMYCYPDSFTEELVELLATSLKICRYVDLPLQHINNRLLRMMNRRGNKESIVKLVDKLRQNIPGVTLRTTFIVGFPGETEQEFNELLDFMEQVKFERAGVFGYSPEEGTPAEALPGRVSDEVLAERVDQAMRLQQRISLAHNHNKVGQVLTVLVEGWDDDAKMYWGRTEADAPDIDGRVFFTSRTVAREGDFVRVKVLDAAEYDLSGVRTNELA
- a CDS encoding helix-turn-helix domain-containing protein, with translation MSIGEELRQARAQMGASLADVENETKIRTKYINALENDAFDVLPGKVYVKGFLRTYARFLGLDGETLASRYEEQLASLAVGEEADVQEPVVRPIKLAGRWKGLAVAVLVLLALIMVYRGGALVVDPPDNISDSGQHPGVSGSQNNVGDDQGPTPEPDDNNVVVPDTQGVDMVLQVTDGESWIQVVVDNENVFEGTIGPNNVKQFAGRERIWLKLGNAGVVKVRVNGKDYGFLDGPGQVVTKTFTEKDDQLTAGG
- a CDS encoding CinA family protein, giving the protein MDGEIILTGNYAEESLKETVGVMLVERGLTVSLAESCTGGQVMKYLSDVPGSSRYLAGGVVAYSNELKVNLLGVSRVIIDRHGAVSEPTARLMAEGVQNVTGTSLGVGITGIAGPGGGTEEKPVGLVYIAVAGENKTVCQRYVFSGQRIEVRSSATSAALQMLCQYLMDMG
- the recA gene encoding recombinase RecA, with the translated sequence MTDKQKALENALQYIEKQFGKGSIMKLGESAARLNVEVIPTGSISLDVALGVGGVPRGRVVEIFGPESSGKTTVALHIIAQAQKAGGLAAFIDAEHALDASYASKIGVDIENLYVSQPDTGEQALEIAEQLVRSGAMDLVVIDSVAALVPRAEIEGEMGDAHVGLQARLMSQALRKLTGVISKSRCTAIFINQLREKVGVMFGSPETTPGGRALKFYASVRLDVRKIDTLKQGTDVIGNRTKVKVVKNKVAPPFKQAEFDIMYGAGISREGCILDVAVDMGIVNKSGAWYSYKEERLGQGRENVKELLKERLELAEELDVVVRQKVGLPVMAKQTQAAVDGATKVD